The Daphnia pulicaria isolate SC F1-1A chromosome 12, SC_F0-13Bv2, whole genome shotgun sequence genome contains a region encoding:
- the LOC124316315 gene encoding alpha-(1,3)-fucosyltransferase C-like, which yields MRSRIKLCASSCLSSADNSKSLIGAFVARQNKPRKILFCLCLFICLSYVMLVVVNKRALEQVTFAIQHLALAKFENGSAGERNVMTGERRYGLVERYEQEKMADEAYPPFKRILFWNTYWGIPDFRLGIGRDAFRKWGCPVWQCETSTDRTDVQDYDAVIFHMRSWNPNDLPKRRTPQQRYIFWLLESAGWPEYLDTSQLGNFFNWTLTYRWDSDMVMPYGYVRPTGKVPLHPSEDQLKKLMSVQKVNYAAGKTKMAAWMVSNCHSHSNRKEMVSLLQKYIQIDVYGACGTLECPKEVGVDNSSDECREMTGQNYKFYMALENSLCRDYISEKFFGMLQRPVIPVVFGLHDHYDQMAPPHSFINAAKFENMRQLADYLILLDRNDTLYNEYFWWKPHFESRYKQKDVNIGMCHLCASLHNKDMPPKVYPDMTQWWDEQSFCINSPPIS from the exons ATGAGATCTCGAATCAAACTCTGcgcttcttcttgtttgtcgAGTGCTGACAATAGCAAATCTTTGATTGGCGCATTTGTGGCACGACAGAATAAGCCGAGGAAAATCCTTTTCTGCCTCTGCTTATTCATCTGCCTCAGTTACGTAATGCTGGTCGTCGTCAACAAACGGGCATTAG AACAAGTGACGTTCGCTATCCAACACCTGGCTTTggcgaaatttgaaaatgggtCTGCAGGTGAACGTAATGTGATGACCGGCGAACGGCGGTACGGATTGGTGGAAAGATATGAGCAGGAAAAAATGGCGGATGAGGCTTATCCTCCATTCAAACGAATTTTATTCTGGAACACC taTTGGGGTATCCCTGATTTCCGGCTGGGAATTGGCCGCGACGCCTTCCGCAAATGGGGCTGTCCCGTCTGGCAGTGCGAAACTTCGACCGATCGAACGGACGTCCAGGACTATGACGCCGTCATTTTCCACATGCGCAGCTGGAACCCCAACGACTTGCCCAAACGACGTACACCTCAGCAACGCTACATTTTCTGGCTGTTGGAATCCGCTGGATGGCCGGAATACTTGGACACGAGTCAATTGGGCAACTTTTTCAACTGGACGTTGACTTACCGATGGGACTCGGACATGGTCATGCCTTACGGTTATGTGAGACCCACTGGGAAGGTCCCCCTTCATCCGAGTGAGGACCAACTGAAGAAATTAATGTCCGTTCAAAAAGTGAATTATGCAGCCGGGAAGACGAAAATGGCGGCTTGGATGGTTTCCAACTGCCATTCACATAGCAATCGAAAGGAAATGGTCAGCCTACTCCAGAAATACATTCAAATCGACGTTTACGGGGCCTGTGGAACTCTCGAATGTCCAAAGGAGGTGGGCGTTGATAACTCGAGCGATGAGTGTCGAGAGATGACTGGCCAAAATTACAAATTCTACATGGCCCTCGAGAATTCGCTGTGTCGTGACTACATCAGTGAAAA gtttttcggGATGCTCCAACGTCCGGTGATCCCGGTCGTCTTTGGTCTTCACGATCACTACGACCAGATGGCGCCACCGCATTCCTTCATTAACGcggcaaaatttgaaaatatgagGCAACTGGCCGATTACCTGATCCTCCTGGACAGGAACGACACGCTGTACAACGAGTACTTTTGGTGGAAGCCTCACTTTGAATCACGGTACAAGCAAAAGGACGTCAACATTGGCATGTGTCACCTGTGCGCCTCACTCCACAACAAGGACATGCCACCGAAAGTCTACCCGGACATGACCCAATGGTGGGATGAGCAATCGTTCTGCATCAATTCACCTCCAATTTCATGA
- the LOC124316383 gene encoding alpha-(1,3)-fucosyltransferase C-like encodes MTADERYRLVEKYEQDKLEDDADPPFKRILFWNDFFGIPDFRLGLGRDAFRKWDCPVWQCETSTNRTDVHDYDAVIFHMRSWKPNDLPKRRTPQQRYIFWILESAGWPEYLDTRNLGNFFNWTLTYRWDSDMVMPYGYVRPTGKVPLHPSEDQLKKLMSDQKVNYAAGKTKMASWMVSNCGDHSSRQNLTTLLQKYIQVDVYGKCGNLTCPKREDENNSSEECRDMVGQNYKFYMALENSLCRDYITEKFFGMLQRPVIPVVFGLHDHYDQIAPSHSFINAAKFENMTQLADYLILLNRNDTLYNEYFWWKPHFESRYKQKDVNIGMCHLCASLHNKDMPAKVYPNMNQWWEQQSTCINSPPIS; translated from the exons ATGACAGCAGACGAACGGTACAGATTGGTGGAAAAATATGAGCAGGACAAATTGGAAGATGATGCTGACCCTCCTTTCAAACGAATTCTATTCTGGAATGAT TTTTTTGGTATCCCTGATTTCCGGCTGGGACTCGGCCGTGACGCCTTCCGCAAATGGGACTGTCCCGTGTGGCAGTGCGAAACTTCGACCAATCGAACGGACGTCCACGACTACGACGCTGTGATTTTCCACATGCGCAGCTGGAAGCCAAACGACTTGCCCAAACGACGAACACCTCAGCAGCGCTACATTTTCTGGATTTTAGAATCCGCTGGATGGCCGGAATACTTGGACACGAGGAATCTTGGCAACTTTTTCAACTGGACCTTGACTTATCGATGGGACTCGGACATGGTCATGCCCTACGGTTATGTGAGACCCACCGGGAAGGTCCCCCTTCATCCGAGTGAGGACCAACTGAAGAAATTAATGTCCGATCAAAAAGTGAATTATGCGGCTGGGAAGACGAAAATGGCGTCCTGGATGGTCTCCAACTGCGGAGATCATAGCAGTAGGCAAAACTTGACCACTCTACTCCAGAAATACATTCAAGTCGACGTGTACGGCAAATGTGGAAATCTGACGTGTCCGAAGAGAGAAGATGAAAATAATTCGAGCGAAGAGTGTCGAGATATGGTCGgccaaaattacaaattttacaTGGCCCTCGAGAATTCGTTGTGTCGTGACTACATTACCGAAAA GTTTTTCGGGATGCTCCAACGTCCGGTGATCCCGGTCGTTTTCGGCCTTCACGATCACTACGACCAAATTGCGCCATCGCATTCGTTCATCAACGcggcaaaatttgaaaatatgacGCAACTGGCCGATTACCTGATTTTACTCAACCGGAACGACACGCTATACAACGAGTACTTTTGGTGGAAGCCTCACTTTGAATCCAGGTACAAGCAAAAGGACGTCAACATTGGCATGTGTCACCTGTGTGCCTCACTCCACAACAAGGACATGCCAGCGAAAGTTTATCCGAACATGAACCAATGGTGGGAACAACAATCGACCTGCATCAATTCACCTCCTATTTCATGA